A single window of Nicotiana tomentosiformis chromosome 1, ASM39032v3, whole genome shotgun sequence DNA harbors:
- the LOC138909128 gene encoding uncharacterized protein has product MVNPKGGNNTGHVMAVITRSGRGKNAPTSSERQLVDDNQVMQEEEVPNNVVQPNEKVRIDIDDSVKETQEEFVKDLVTKIRSMNFETIKVTHQVSAIVHSMAPKLEDLSAFTIPCTIGSAKFDKALCDLWASINLMPYGFQEFGNWETKTHLYEWKG; this is encoded by the exons atggtaaacccaaagggtggtaacaatacGGGGCATGTCATGGcagttatcacaagaagtggaagaggcaaGAATGCACCCACATCAAGTGAAAGGCAACTTGTTGATGATAATCAAGTGATGCAAGAAGAAGAAGTCCCAAACAATGTTGTGCAACCTAATGAgaaagttcggattgatattgatgatagtgtgaaagagactcaagaggag TTTgtgaaggatcttgtgacaaagatacggtcaatgaattttgagactatcaaagtcactcatcaagtgagtgcaattgtgcattcaatggctcctaagttggaggatctcAGTGCTTTCACGAtcccttgtacaattggaagtgccaagtttgataaagctctttgtgatctttgggcaagtatcaatttgatgccatatGGTTTTCAAGaatttgggaattgggaaaccaagacccacctctatgagtggaagggttga